The Streptosporangiales bacterium genome has a segment encoding these proteins:
- a CDS encoding IS982 family transposase, with translation TGVFTRIAQRLLALTSGIWTNWTTGVTSKRSLTAYDH, from the coding sequence CCACCGGAGTCTTCACCCGCATCGCCCAGCGACTCCTCGCCCTCACCTCCGGCATCTGGACCAACTGGACCACCGGCGTCACCAGCAAACGATCACTAACCGCCTACGACCACTGA
- a CDS encoding F0F1 ATP synthase subunit B, which translates to MTLKLAAESGGNPLIPPIGELIIGTICFLALFGLLYKVAYPGIRRTLEERADKIEGGLQRAEEAQAEAQRTLEQYKQQLAEARQEAAGIREKAHADGKAIVDEARETARAEAQRIVDNARQQMDADRQQVVAQLRQEVGRLSTDLATRIVGESLEDEERQRRVVDRFLADLERERELT; encoded by the coding sequence ATGACGTTGAAACTCGCCGCCGAGTCGGGCGGAAACCCGCTGATCCCGCCGATCGGCGAGCTGATCATCGGCACGATCTGCTTCCTCGCGCTGTTCGGGTTGCTGTACAAGGTGGCCTACCCGGGTATCAGGCGGACCCTGGAAGAGCGCGCTGACAAGATCGAAGGCGGGCTGCAACGGGCCGAGGAGGCACAGGCTGAGGCACAGCGCACGCTGGAGCAGTACAAGCAGCAGCTGGCAGAGGCCCGGCAGGAGGCGGCCGGCATCAGGGAGAAGGCGCACGCCGACGGCAAGGCGATCGTCGACGAGGCGCGGGAGACCGCGCGCGCCGAGGCCCAGCGGATCGTCGACAACGCCAGGCAGCAGATGGACGCCGACCGACAGCAGGTCGTCGCGCAGCTGCGCCAGGAGGTCGGTCGGCTCTCCACCGACCTGGCGACGCGGATCGTCGGCGAGTCACTCGAAGACGAGGAGCGGCAGCGGCGGGTCGTGGACCGGTTCCTCGCCGACCTCGAGCGGGAGCGTGAGCTGACGTGA
- a CDS encoding F0F1 ATP synthase subunit delta, with protein MTSAADLHGASRASRAAVEQRLGELAAAAGFDPQTVGEELFAVVALLNAEHGVRRTLVDTTRPAQARAEMVASLFDGRVSAPSVELLKTAVAHRWTRGHDLTDTLERCGVIVTLDAAERAGAGEDVEDELFRFARLVDGNPGLRRALSDESAPAESKNALLDQLLGSRATAVTGRLVAEAVTQARGRSIEATIEGYARTAAERRRQLVAHVVSAVALTDEQRTRLAGALSRQYGTAIHLDVQVDPTMAGGIKVQLGDEVIDGTIDTRLAEARRRLAG; from the coding sequence GTGACCAGTGCGGCGGACCTACACGGCGCGAGCCGGGCGTCGAGGGCGGCGGTGGAACAGCGGCTCGGTGAGCTCGCTGCGGCGGCTGGCTTCGACCCCCAGACGGTCGGCGAGGAGTTGTTCGCCGTCGTCGCGCTGCTGAACGCGGAGCACGGGGTGCGCCGCACGCTGGTCGACACCACGCGGCCTGCGCAGGCCCGCGCCGAGATGGTCGCGTCGCTGTTCGACGGCAGGGTCTCGGCGCCGAGCGTCGAGCTGCTCAAGACGGCGGTGGCACACCGGTGGACCCGCGGCCACGACCTCACCGACACGCTCGAGCGCTGCGGTGTGATCGTGACCCTGGACGCGGCAGAGCGTGCCGGTGCCGGTGAGGACGTCGAGGACGAGCTGTTCAGGTTCGCCCGGCTGGTCGACGGCAACCCCGGGCTGCGCCGGGCGCTGTCCGACGAGTCCGCCCCGGCGGAGAGCAAGAACGCACTGCTCGACCAACTGCTTGGCAGCCGCGCTACCGCGGTCACCGGGCGGCTGGTCGCGGAGGCGGTCACCCAGGCCCGCGGTCGTTCGATCGAGGCGACCATCGAGGGCTACGCACGTACCGCGGCGGAGCGTCGCAGGCAGCTGGTCGCACACGTCGTGAGCGCGGTGGCGCTCACCGACGAGCAGCGCACCAGGCTGGCGGGGGCGCTGAGTCGGCAGTACGGCACTGCCATCCACCTGGACGTCCAGGTCGACCCGACGATGGCAGGTGGCATCAAGGTGCAGCTCGGTGACGAGGTCATCGACGGCACCATCGACACCAGGCTGGCCGAGGCTCGACGCCGGCTGGCCGGGTAG
- the atpB gene encoding F0F1 ATP synthase subunit A has translation MHSFQFEPLWGLEWGPFALTKPVLVTLILTVVIAILVTAAFRKPKLVPRGFQNVMEFFYDFIRIGICRDVIGKGGERWAPYLATLFLFIFFLNFMGIFPGVQIAPTSITAYTWPLAILSYLIMWTVGIKHQGFGGYVKGSVVPEGAPLWVLPILTPIEILSTFVFRPVTLAVRLFANMFAGHILILVFSIAVEYFLIPHVAVAVSGLSFVMVFVLTGFELVVQILQAYIFTVLTASYIGEAMHGH, from the coding sequence CTGCACTCGTTCCAGTTCGAGCCGTTGTGGGGCCTGGAGTGGGGGCCGTTCGCCCTCACCAAGCCGGTGCTGGTCACGCTGATCCTCACGGTGGTCATCGCGATCCTCGTGACGGCCGCGTTCCGCAAGCCGAAGCTGGTGCCCCGCGGGTTCCAGAACGTGATGGAGTTCTTCTACGACTTCATCCGGATCGGCATCTGCCGGGACGTGATCGGCAAGGGTGGCGAACGGTGGGCGCCGTACCTGGCGACGCTGTTCCTGTTCATCTTCTTCCTGAACTTCATGGGGATCTTCCCCGGCGTGCAGATCGCGCCCACGTCGATCACCGCGTACACCTGGCCGCTGGCCATCCTCAGCTACCTGATCATGTGGACGGTCGGGATCAAGCACCAGGGCTTCGGCGGCTACGTCAAGGGCTCGGTCGTCCCCGAGGGTGCGCCGCTGTGGGTGCTGCCGATCCTCACTCCCATCGAGATCCTTTCCACGTTCGTCTTCCGGCCGGTCACGTTGGCGGTACGTCTGTTCGCGAACATGTTCGCCGGCCACATCCTGATCCTGGTGTTCTCGATCGCGGTGGAGTACTTCCTGATCCCGCACGTCGCGGTGGCGGTCTCCGGACTGTCGTTCGTGATGGTGTTCGTGCTCACCGGGTTCGAGCTCGTCGTGCAGATCCTGCAGGCGTACATCTTCACCGTGCTCACCGCGTCGTATATCGGCGAGGCGATGCACGGCCACTGA
- the atpE gene encoding ATP synthase F0 subunit C translates to MELAELVGNVGSIGYGLAAIGPGIGVGIVFGMGVQAMARQPEAAGMLRVYMFIGFALSEALALIGIVAPFIYPAG, encoded by the coding sequence ATGGAACTGGCAGAGCTCGTCGGCAACGTCGGATCGATCGGCTACGGCCTTGCCGCCATCGGTCCCGGTATCGGCGTAGGCATTGTGTTCGGCATGGGCGTCCAGGCCATGGCTAGGCAGCCCGAGGCCGCCGGCATGCTCCGGGTCTACATGTTCATCGGGTTCGCGCTGAGTGAGGCGCTGGCGTTGATCGGCATCGTCGCGCCGTTCATCTACCCGGCCGGCTGA